In one Streptomyces sp. T12 genomic region, the following are encoded:
- a CDS encoding GNAT family N-acetyltransferase, with amino-acid sequence MTDLVIRALSASDAHLFDAHPDPLGAREGHRRTRFRPEWKRVALRDGTVVARGAWWGGPDDSEPININWFDVAEGEEAAGAELLRSAPWQVELEINLPGGWRDKPDLKAAAETRFSAARAAGHELLVERFLYRWTPEHGLPERPGRLRFSAEPDDAVFFDALRRIHSVTLDAHSLRAIEEGGLDRAAQEELDFFHWCPSPREWWQLAHTPDGDLAGIHIPAHNPSGPTIGFIGVVPEQRGRGYAYDLLAECTHFLVDQGAEVVTGATDQGNFPMAANFAKAGFPVVSERINFQAAAQA; translated from the coding sequence GTGACCGATCTGGTCATCCGCGCGCTCTCCGCGAGCGACGCCCATCTCTTCGACGCACACCCCGACCCGCTGGGCGCCCGTGAGGGGCACCGGCGGACCCGGTTCCGCCCCGAGTGGAAGCGAGTTGCCCTGCGCGACGGCACGGTCGTCGCTCGCGGCGCCTGGTGGGGCGGCCCCGACGACTCGGAGCCCATCAACATCAACTGGTTCGACGTGGCCGAGGGCGAGGAGGCGGCCGGCGCCGAACTCCTGCGCTCCGCCCCCTGGCAGGTCGAACTCGAGATCAACCTGCCCGGCGGCTGGCGGGACAAGCCCGACCTGAAAGCCGCCGCCGAGACCCGCTTCAGCGCCGCACGTGCGGCCGGCCACGAACTCCTGGTGGAACGCTTCCTGTACCGCTGGACCCCGGAGCACGGCCTGCCCGAGCGGCCCGGACGCCTGCGCTTCAGCGCCGAACCCGATGACGCGGTCTTCTTCGACGCGCTGCGCCGCATCCACTCCGTCACCCTGGACGCCCATTCGCTGCGGGCCATCGAGGAGGGCGGCCTGGACCGGGCCGCCCAGGAGGAGCTCGACTTCTTCCACTGGTGCCCGTCCCCGCGGGAGTGGTGGCAGCTCGCGCACACCCCGGACGGCGACCTCGCCGGCATCCACATCCCGGCACACAACCCCTCCGGCCCGACGATCGGCTTCATCGGAGTCGTCCCGGAACAGCGCGGCCGCGGCTACGCCTACGACCTCCTCGCGGAGTGCACCCACTTCCTCGTCGACCAGGGCGCGGAGGTCGTCACCGGAGCGACGGACCAGGGCAACTTCCCCATGGCCGCGAACTTCGCCAAGGCGGGCTTCCCCGTGGTCAGTGAGCGCATCAACTTCCAAGCTGCGGCCCAGGCATAG
- a CDS encoding beta-1,3-glucanase family protein gives MTSRHQRHLGRRRLLLALGGTAVAVPAAATVAPYALAGTPADGVGPTAAGPLPLTLVNDSGSFRNANVHVYIVGNQDGRQVRVKPDGTLAPIALSDNGADGFTDYAISLAGSGETRLSLPYMSGRIYVSLGEKLKFKAVTDGNGNAALQYPAGWVASDPNYPVLHDCAEFTYNAAGMFCNTTMVDMFSVPMSIRLTGAKDQTTGRLRAGGRAAAFAAVRQVEEFARLVVDDTRVIAPGHGLDAGLFAKDYFAPYIDEVWSTYTGRDLTVTTNAGTFTGRVRGDRFTFDGPAQVSFAKPSTRDVLFCDGNLAAPNDGTTGPVAAVLGAGFNRSTLLSHPAQPTTDAATFYRTGPTNHYAKAMHTATEDGKAYGFAFDDVADFASYVQDTAPTGITLTLTPFEG, from the coding sequence ATGACTTCCCGTCATCAGCGCCATCTCGGTCGACGCAGGCTTCTCCTCGCCCTCGGCGGCACGGCGGTGGCCGTCCCCGCCGCCGCCACCGTGGCCCCGTACGCCCTCGCGGGTACGCCCGCGGACGGCGTCGGGCCCACCGCGGCGGGCCCCCTGCCGCTGACGCTCGTCAATGACAGCGGCTCCTTCCGCAACGCGAACGTGCATGTCTACATCGTGGGCAACCAGGACGGCAGGCAGGTGCGCGTCAAGCCCGACGGCACCCTCGCGCCGATCGCGCTGTCGGACAACGGCGCCGACGGCTTCACCGACTACGCCATCAGCCTCGCCGGCAGCGGCGAGACCCGGCTGTCCCTGCCCTACATGTCCGGGCGGATCTATGTGTCGCTCGGCGAGAAGCTCAAGTTCAAGGCCGTCACGGACGGCAACGGAAATGCCGCGCTGCAGTACCCGGCGGGCTGGGTGGCGTCGGACCCCAACTACCCGGTGCTGCACGACTGTGCCGAGTTCACCTACAACGCCGCCGGCATGTTCTGCAACACCACCATGGTCGACATGTTCAGCGTCCCGATGAGCATTCGGCTGACCGGCGCCAAGGACCAGACGACGGGCAGACTGCGTGCCGGCGGGCGGGCGGCCGCGTTCGCCGCGGTGCGCCAGGTCGAGGAGTTCGCTCGGCTCGTCGTGGACGACACGCGCGTCATCGCCCCGGGGCACGGCCTGGACGCCGGGCTGTTCGCCAAGGACTACTTCGCCCCGTACATCGACGAGGTGTGGAGCACGTACACCGGGCGGGACCTCACCGTCACCACCAACGCGGGGACGTTCACGGGGCGGGTGCGCGGTGATCGGTTCACCTTCGACGGGCCCGCTCAGGTGTCCTTCGCCAAGCCGTCGACGCGGGACGTGCTGTTCTGCGACGGCAACCTCGCCGCCCCCAACGACGGCACGACCGGCCCCGTCGCCGCCGTGCTCGGTGCCGGGTTCAACCGCTCGACGCTGCTCAGCCACCCGGCCCAGCCGACGACCGACGCCGCCACCTTCTACCGGACCGGCCCGACCAACCACTACGCCAAGGCGATGCACACGGCCACCGAGGACGGCAAGGCGTACGGCTTCGCCTTCGACGACGTGGCCGACTTCGCCTCGTACGTCCAGGACACGGCGCCGACGGGGATCACGCTCACGCTCACGCCTTTCGAAGGCTGA
- a CDS encoding sulfite oxidase produces the protein MGHRLADVSAPARLAAPEEGIGRDELALATRNHGLPLEALRYDLTPPGLHYVLTHYDIPYVPDDTPWHLSLGGRVRHPLRLDLADLRSFPQSTTRVTLECAGNGRALLTPRPVSQPWLVEAVGTAEWTGVPLRLLLAESAVEADAVDVVFTGADHGVERGVEQDYQRALPVDVATGGDPEVLVAYAMNGAPLPPQHGRPLRLVVPGWYGMAHVKWLREVTVTDEPFTGFQQAVAYRLRRHPEDEGEPVTRIAPRALLVPPGFPDFMSRSRVVRPGPVTLEGRAWSGRGPVTRVEVSTDAGGSWQEAELEADTGHRWAWRRWRHSWTATPGAHVLSARATDAGGHTQPLDQPWNRGGFANNLVQRVPVLCPQEDGGEAG, from the coding sequence ATGGGGCATCGACTCGCCGACGTGAGCGCACCGGCCAGGCTGGCCGCCCCCGAGGAGGGCATCGGCCGGGACGAACTCGCGCTCGCCACCCGCAACCACGGCCTCCCGCTCGAAGCCCTGCGCTACGACCTCACCCCGCCCGGCCTGCACTACGTCCTGACCCACTACGACATCCCGTACGTCCCCGACGACACCCCCTGGCACCTGAGCCTCGGCGGCCGCGTCCGCCACCCGCTGCGCCTGGACCTGGCCGATCTGCGTTCGTTCCCGCAGTCCACCACCCGGGTCACGCTGGAGTGCGCGGGCAATGGCCGGGCCCTGCTGACACCGCGGCCGGTGAGTCAGCCCTGGCTGGTCGAGGCGGTCGGCACCGCCGAGTGGACGGGCGTACCGCTGCGCCTGCTGCTCGCCGAGAGCGCGGTCGAGGCGGACGCGGTCGACGTGGTCTTCACGGGCGCCGACCACGGCGTGGAGCGCGGCGTCGAGCAGGACTACCAGCGCGCCCTGCCCGTGGACGTGGCCACGGGCGGCGATCCGGAGGTGCTGGTGGCGTACGCCATGAACGGGGCCCCGCTGCCCCCGCAGCACGGCCGCCCGCTACGGCTGGTCGTGCCCGGCTGGTACGGCATGGCGCACGTGAAGTGGCTGCGCGAGGTGACCGTCACCGACGAGCCGTTCACGGGGTTCCAGCAGGCCGTGGCCTACCGGTTGCGCCGGCACCCCGAGGACGAGGGCGAACCCGTCACCCGCATCGCGCCCCGCGCCCTGCTCGTCCCGCCGGGCTTCCCCGACTTCATGTCCCGTTCCCGCGTGGTCCGGCCCGGCCCGGTGACCCTGGAGGGGCGTGCCTGGTCCGGGCGTGGGCCGGTGACGCGCGTCGAGGTCAGCACGGACGCGGGCGGCAGCTGGCAGGAGGCCGAGCTGGAGGCGGACACCGGTCACCGCTGGGCGTGGCGTCGCTGGCGGCACAGCTGGACAGCGACCCCGGGCGCCCACGTGCTGAGCGCACGGGCCACCGATGCCGGAGGCCACACCCAGCCACTGGACCAGCCCTGGAACCGCGGGGGCTTCGCCAACAACCTCGTGCAGCGGGTGCCGGTGCTGTGTCCGCAGGAGGACGGGGGCGAGGCCGGGTGA
- the sthA gene encoding Si-specific NAD(P)(+) transhydrogenase produces MPDFDMLVIGSGPGGQKAAIAAAKLGRRVAVVDRPDMVGGVSIHTGTIPSKTLREAVLYLTGLTQRDLYGQSYRLKEDITVTDLTARTQHVVGREVDVIRSQLSRNHVALYAGTGRFVDPHTVALREVTGHERLLSAEHIVIATGTRPARPGSVEFDGRTIMDSDNVLALERVPRSMVIVGAGVIGMEYASMFAALGSKVTVVEKRAGMLDMCDVEVIESLKYHLRDLAVTFRFGETVAAVERHPRGTLTVLESGKKIPADAVMYSAGRQGLTDELDLDKAGLSADPRGRITVDEHYRTEVPHIYAVGDVIGFPALAATSMEQGRAAAYHAFGEPVGRMHNLQPIGIYTIPEISFVGRTEDQLTEEQVPFEVGVSRYRELARGQIIGDAHGMLKLLVSPEDRTLLGVHCFGTGATELIHIGQSVMGCGGTVDYLVNAVFNYPTLAESYKVAALDATNRLRQIDRIGD; encoded by the coding sequence GTGCCCGACTTCGACATGCTCGTCATCGGATCCGGACCGGGTGGCCAGAAGGCCGCCATCGCCGCGGCCAAGCTGGGCCGCCGGGTCGCCGTCGTCGACCGCCCCGACATGGTCGGCGGCGTCTCCATCCACACCGGGACCATCCCCTCCAAGACCCTGCGCGAGGCGGTGCTCTACCTGACCGGTCTCACCCAGCGCGATCTGTACGGCCAGAGCTACCGGCTCAAGGAGGACATCACCGTCACCGACCTGACCGCCCGCACCCAGCACGTGGTCGGCCGCGAGGTGGACGTCATCCGCAGCCAGCTCTCCCGCAACCACGTCGCCCTGTACGCCGGGACCGGCCGCTTCGTCGACCCGCACACCGTGGCCCTGCGCGAGGTCACCGGCCACGAACGGCTGCTCAGCGCCGAGCACATCGTCATCGCCACCGGCACCCGGCCCGCGCGGCCCGGCAGTGTGGAGTTCGACGGGCGGACGATCATGGACTCGGACAACGTCCTGGCGCTGGAGCGGGTGCCGCGCTCCATGGTCATCGTCGGTGCCGGTGTCATCGGCATGGAGTACGCCTCGATGTTCGCCGCGCTCGGCAGCAAGGTCACCGTGGTGGAGAAGCGCGCGGGGATGCTCGACATGTGCGACGTCGAGGTGATCGAGTCGCTCAAGTACCACCTGCGGGACCTCGCCGTGACGTTCCGCTTCGGGGAGACCGTCGCCGCCGTGGAGCGGCATCCCCGTGGCACGCTGACCGTCCTGGAGAGCGGCAAGAAGATCCCCGCCGACGCGGTGATGTACTCGGCGGGCCGGCAGGGGCTCACCGACGAGCTGGACCTGGACAAGGCCGGCCTGAGCGCGGACCCGCGCGGGCGGATCACGGTCGACGAGCACTACCGCACCGAGGTGCCGCACATCTACGCCGTCGGCGACGTCATCGGCTTCCCGGCGCTGGCCGCGACCTCGATGGAGCAGGGGCGGGCGGCGGCGTACCACGCCTTCGGGGAGCCCGTCGGCCGGATGCACAACCTCCAGCCGATCGGCATCTACACCATCCCGGAGATCAGCTTCGTGGGCCGGACCGAGGACCAGCTCACCGAGGAGCAGGTGCCGTTCGAGGTGGGCGTCTCCCGCTACCGGGAGCTGGCCCGCGGGCAGATCATCGGCGACGCGCACGGCATGCTGAAGCTGCTGGTCTCCCCCGAGGACCGCACGCTGCTCGGGGTGCACTGCTTCGGTACGGGGGCGACGGAACTCATCCACATCGGGCAGTCGGTGATGGGATGCGGCGGCACCGTCGACTATCTGGTCAACGCGGTGTTCAACTACCCGACGCTGGCGGAGTCGTACAAGGTCGCCGCCCTGGACGCCACGAACCGGCTGCGCCAGATCGACCGGATCGGGGACTGA
- a CDS encoding APC family permease produces the protein MSNSRGRGLQANALGTFDTVVMAVAGSAPAYSIAATTAVLVGAVGLASPAALLYCAIPMLGIALAFSYLSRIDVNAGASYSWVGRTLHPFLGFISGWALVISATIFMVAGSLPAGSMTLALFDGELADDTALSTLVGAGWFLIMLFVVLGGARLTVRAQLVMSGVELAILALFAVLALFHSGSARAFDWSWLGFGHFDGVTGFASGALIAAFYYWGWDVTSNLSEETRNSRRTTGLAGLIGVGIVFLLFEVFTIAVNVILSSKQIQENDANVLAVLGEEVWPGWGGKLLIVAVMLSTVATLETTLIQVTRSLFAMGRDRTMPSALGRVHRRWNTPWVAIVVVGVVALAMFVAANSLGTVGDILSDAISAIGLQIAVYYGLTGLAVVVAYRKMLLKSVGNFVLGGVWPLFGALFMFWIFVESLGELSTSALAIGVGGLAAGLIPMLWYWRQGSDYYRPAKLDATRTIEADYVPVGRGGPGSFAHEGLPTDF, from the coding sequence ATGAGCAACAGCAGGGGCAGAGGGCTGCAGGCCAATGCCCTCGGTACGTTCGACACGGTGGTGATGGCGGTCGCGGGCAGCGCCCCGGCGTACTCGATCGCCGCGACCACGGCGGTCCTCGTCGGCGCGGTGGGGCTGGCCAGTCCGGCCGCGTTGCTGTACTGCGCGATACCGATGCTGGGCATCGCGCTGGCCTTCAGCTATCTCAGCCGGATCGACGTGAACGCGGGCGCCAGCTATTCGTGGGTCGGGCGTACGCTGCACCCCTTCCTGGGGTTCATCAGCGGCTGGGCGCTGGTGATCTCGGCGACCATCTTCATGGTGGCGGGTTCCCTGCCGGCCGGGTCGATGACGCTCGCCCTCTTCGACGGGGAACTCGCGGACGACACCGCGCTGTCGACGCTGGTCGGCGCCGGCTGGTTCCTGATCATGTTGTTCGTGGTGCTGGGCGGCGCCCGCCTCACCGTCCGGGCGCAGCTGGTGATGTCCGGTGTCGAGCTGGCGATACTGGCTCTGTTCGCCGTACTCGCCCTCTTCCACTCGGGAAGCGCCCGGGCGTTCGACTGGTCCTGGCTCGGCTTCGGGCACTTCGACGGGGTGACCGGATTCGCCTCGGGCGCGCTGATCGCCGCGTTCTACTACTGGGGCTGGGACGTCACCAGCAACCTCAGTGAGGAGACCCGCAACAGCCGCCGTACGACGGGCCTCGCGGGGCTCATCGGAGTCGGCATCGTGTTCCTGCTGTTCGAGGTGTTCACCATCGCGGTGAACGTCATCCTCTCCTCCAAGCAGATCCAGGAGAACGACGCCAACGTACTGGCCGTGCTCGGCGAGGAGGTGTGGCCGGGCTGGGGCGGCAAGTTGCTGATCGTGGCGGTGATGCTGTCCACCGTCGCCACCCTGGAGACCACGCTCATCCAGGTCACGCGCTCGCTGTTCGCGATGGGCCGGGACCGTACGATGCCGTCCGCGCTGGGCCGTGTGCACCGCCGGTGGAACACGCCGTGGGTGGCGATCGTCGTGGTCGGCGTCGTGGCGCTGGCGATGTTCGTCGCCGCCAACTCCCTGGGCACGGTGGGCGACATCCTCTCCGACGCCATCTCGGCCATCGGTCTGCAGATCGCCGTCTACTACGGGCTGACGGGCCTCGCGGTGGTCGTCGCCTACCGCAAGATGCTGCTGAAGTCGGTGGGCAACTTCGTGCTCGGCGGTGTGTGGCCGTTGTTCGGGGCCCTGTTCATGTTCTGGATCTTCGTCGAGTCGCTGGGCGAGCTGAGCACTTCCGCGCTCGCGATCGGCGTCGGCGGTCTCGCGGCCGGGCTGATCCCGATGCTCTGGTACTGGCGGCAGGGCAGCGACTACTACCGGCCGGCCAAGCTGGACGCCACGCGGACCATCGAGGCGGACTACGTGCCCGTCGGCCGTGGTGGCCCCGGCTCCTTTGCCCACGAGGGTCTTCCCACCGACTTCTGA
- a CDS encoding HoxN/HupN/NixA family nickel/cobalt transporter: MTVVPGTAPCATVPRVRTAMTRQEWSRVGAMAAFVLALHVIGWFTLVAVVAPEHYSVGRQSFGIGIGVTAYTLGMRHAFDADHIAAIDNTTRKLMGEGQRPLSVGFWFSLGHSSVVLALALLLSLGVKTLAGPVRDDGSRLHDITGLIGTTVSGAFLYLIAAINLVALAGIWKVFRRMRSGRYDEAALEEQLNKRGFMNRLLGRVTRSVTKSWHMYPLGLLFGLGFDTATEVALLVLASSGAASGLPWYAIVCLPVLFAAGMSLLDTIDGTFMNFAYGWAFSQPVRKVYYNLTVTGLSVAVALLIGTVELLALLADRLALHGPFWTWITGLDLNAAGFVVVGLFAVTWIVALLVWRIGRIEERWTTGPRAESP, from the coding sequence ATGACGGTCGTCCCCGGCACTGCTCCCTGCGCAACCGTCCCGCGTGTCCGTACCGCCATGACGCGGCAGGAGTGGAGCAGGGTCGGCGCAATGGCGGCGTTCGTGCTGGCCCTGCACGTCATCGGCTGGTTCACCCTCGTCGCCGTCGTGGCGCCCGAGCACTACAGCGTCGGCCGGCAGTCGTTCGGCATCGGCATCGGCGTCACCGCGTACACGCTCGGCATGCGCCACGCCTTCGACGCCGACCACATCGCGGCGATCGACAACACCACCCGCAAGCTGATGGGAGAGGGGCAGCGGCCGCTGTCGGTCGGCTTCTGGTTCTCGCTCGGCCACTCCAGCGTCGTGCTGGCCCTGGCGCTCCTGCTCTCCCTCGGCGTGAAGACCCTGGCCGGACCGGTCCGCGACGACGGCTCCCGCCTCCACGACATCACCGGCCTGATCGGTACGACGGTCTCCGGGGCCTTCCTCTATCTGATCGCGGCGATCAACCTGGTCGCCCTCGCCGGCATCTGGAAGGTGTTCCGCCGGATGCGCTCGGGCCGCTACGACGAGGCGGCCCTGGAAGAACAGCTGAACAAGCGCGGCTTCATGAACCGGCTCCTCGGCCGGGTCACGAGGTCGGTCACCAAGTCCTGGCACATGTACCCGCTAGGCCTGCTCTTCGGCCTCGGCTTCGACACCGCGACCGAGGTCGCCCTGCTCGTCCTGGCGAGCTCGGGCGCCGCCTCCGGCCTGCCCTGGTACGCGATTGTCTGCCTGCCCGTCCTCTTCGCCGCCGGCATGTCGCTCCTGGACACGATCGACGGCACCTTCATGAACTTCGCCTACGGCTGGGCGTTCTCCCAGCCGGTCCGCAAGGTCTACTACAACCTCACCGTCACCGGCCTGTCCGTCGCGGTCGCCCTGCTCATCGGCACGGTCGAGCTCCTCGCCCTCCTCGCCGACCGCCTCGCCCTGCACGGCCCGTTCTGGACCTGGATCACCGGACTCGACCTCAACGCGGCCGGCTTCGTCGTCGTCGGCCTGTTCGCCGTGACCTGGATCGTCGCCCTCCTGGTGTGGCGGATCGGCCGGATCGAGGAGAGGTGGACGACCGGACCGCGCGCCGAATCGCCTTGA
- the prcB gene encoding proteasome subunit beta, giving the protein MASTEHDGRLGEEFFTPGTSSFTEFLAAHRPSLLPTRRPFPDGVRAAPDRFPHGTTVLALTYRDGVLIAGDRRATMGNLIAQRDLEKVHPADDYTAVAFAGTVGLALDMVKLYQVELKHFEKIEGIPMTLKAKATRLAGMIRQNLGQAMQGLAVVPLLVGYDFGAPEGARGRIFDFEVVGGPYEKYDFHAEGSGSPYARGALKKLYRPGMSRREAALAALQALYDAADDDSATGGPDINRRIFPIVSVITEDGFERLPESETEELSREIVQQRRGRPDGPNAAP; this is encoded by the coding sequence ATGGCGAGCACTGAGCACGACGGGCGGTTGGGGGAGGAGTTCTTCACTCCGGGGACCTCGTCCTTCACCGAGTTCCTGGCCGCCCACCGTCCGTCCCTGCTGCCCACGCGCCGCCCTTTCCCCGACGGCGTCCGCGCCGCACCCGACCGCTTCCCGCACGGCACCACGGTGCTGGCCCTCACCTACCGCGACGGCGTGCTGATCGCCGGCGACCGCAGGGCCACCATGGGCAACCTCATCGCCCAGCGCGACCTGGAGAAGGTCCACCCCGCGGACGACTACACCGCGGTCGCCTTCGCCGGCACCGTCGGGCTCGCGCTGGACATGGTGAAGCTCTACCAGGTCGAGTTGAAGCACTTCGAGAAGATCGAGGGCATCCCGATGACCCTCAAGGCGAAGGCGACCCGCCTCGCCGGCATGATCCGCCAGAACCTCGGCCAGGCCATGCAGGGCCTCGCCGTCGTCCCGCTCCTCGTCGGCTACGACTTCGGGGCCCCCGAGGGCGCGCGAGGACGCATCTTCGACTTCGAGGTGGTCGGCGGACCGTACGAGAAGTACGACTTCCACGCCGAGGGCTCCGGATCGCCGTACGCACGCGGCGCTCTGAAGAAGCTGTACCGTCCGGGGATGTCCCGGCGCGAGGCGGCCCTGGCCGCGCTGCAGGCGCTGTACGACGCGGCGGACGACGACTCCGCGACCGGCGGACCGGACATCAACCGCCGGATCTTCCCCATCGTTTCGGTGATCACCGAGGACGGCTTCGAGCGGCTGCCGGAGTCCGAGACCGAGGAACTGAGCCGCGAGATCGTGCAGCAGCGCCGCGGCCGTCCGGACGGCCCGAACGCCGCGCCCTGA
- a CDS encoding lysylphosphatidylglycerol synthase domain-containing protein, with protein sequence MTPEQVRTAPRRRHAYWHTALTLAVLVAVACLARRHWPLLETGAVRLAAADQGWLLVAATATLATWPCSALAQQGAVLRRLPPGRLVAGQFAACAAGHVLPAGLGAGAVNLRFLIRCGIPIAGAATAVAVKGTAGAIVRGALIAVLVAACPGVPHLPRVSGGLLITVGAVATAAAAAAVALSAGPLRARCRRALAGVRAYIAAVHARPARAAALWGGSLAFVTLHCVVLIAVTRAVALPLPPARVALLHLAAGAVAALLPTPGGLGSLDAVLALALTAVGAPAAAAASAVLGYRLLTVWLPLVPGLVVLAVLVRRRAL encoded by the coding sequence GTGACCCCGGAGCAAGTCCGCACCGCGCCCCGACGCAGACATGCCTACTGGCACACCGCCCTCACGCTCGCGGTCCTGGTGGCCGTCGCCTGTCTGGCCCGCCGCCACTGGCCGCTCCTGGAGACCGGCGCGGTCCGGCTCGCCGCCGCCGACCAGGGCTGGCTGCTGGTGGCCGCCACGGCCACCCTGGCGACATGGCCGTGCTCGGCGCTCGCCCAGCAGGGCGCGGTGCTGCGCCGACTGCCGCCCGGGCGGCTCGTGGCGGGGCAGTTCGCCGCCTGTGCCGCAGGCCACGTGCTGCCCGCGGGCCTCGGCGCGGGCGCGGTGAACCTGCGCTTCCTCATACGCTGCGGCATACCGATCGCCGGCGCGGCCACCGCGGTCGCGGTCAAGGGCACGGCCGGCGCGATCGTGCGTGGCGCCCTGATCGCCGTACTCGTCGCGGCCTGCCCCGGGGTGCCGCACCTCCCGCGCGTCAGCGGGGGCCTCCTGATCACCGTAGGCGCTGTGGCCACAGCCGCTGCCGCTGCCGCGGTCGCCCTGTCGGCCGGTCCGCTGCGAGCCCGGTGCCGACGGGCCCTGGCGGGCGTACGGGCGTACATCGCAGCCGTCCATGCGCGACCGGCGAGGGCGGCGGCCCTGTGGGGTGGCTCGCTGGCCTTCGTGACGCTGCACTGCGTCGTGCTGATCGCCGTCACCCGGGCGGTCGCCCTGCCCCTCCCGCCGGCCCGGGTGGCGCTGCTCCACCTCGCGGCCGGCGCCGTGGCCGCCCTGCTGCCCACACCTGGCGGCCTCGGCTCCCTCGACGCCGTGCTCGCCCTCGCGCTCACCGCCGTCGGCGCCCCGGCCGCGGCGGCCGCCTCCGCGGTGCTCGGATATCGTCTGCTGACGGTGTGGCTACCGCTGGTTCCGGGGCTGGTGGTGCTTGCGGTGCTCGTTCGGCGCAGGGCACTGTGA
- a CDS encoding nucleoside/nucleotide kinase family protein, translating into MALTFDDLLTRARSLPRDGRRAVLGIAGSPGAGKSTLAERLVRELNGAGEPWVAHVPMDGFHLADVELDRLGRRDRKGAPDTFDAAGYAALLRRLHEEAGGGTVYAPGFERVLEQPIAGAVPVEPTARLVVTEGNYLLLDTGAWARVRPQLDEVWFCELDEPERIRRLVARHEEFGKPHEQAVAWVLGSDQHNAELVAATRHRADLVVPCTAFPLPQEPSAARARA; encoded by the coding sequence GTGGCCCTGACCTTCGACGATCTCCTCACGCGCGCCCGGTCCCTCCCCCGCGACGGCCGCCGTGCCGTCCTCGGCATCGCGGGCAGCCCCGGTGCGGGCAAGTCGACGCTCGCCGAGCGCCTGGTGCGGGAGCTGAACGGTGCCGGGGAGCCCTGGGTCGCGCATGTGCCGATGGACGGCTTCCACCTCGCCGACGTGGAGCTGGACCGCCTCGGGCGCCGGGACCGCAAGGGGGCGCCCGACACGTTCGACGCGGCGGGGTACGCGGCGCTGCTGCGGCGCCTGCACGAGGAGGCCGGCGGCGGCACCGTGTACGCGCCCGGCTTCGAGCGGGTCCTGGAGCAGCCGATCGCGGGAGCCGTTCCGGTGGAGCCGACGGCCCGGCTGGTGGTGACCGAGGGCAACTATCTGCTGCTGGACACGGGGGCGTGGGCGCGAGTGCGGCCGCAGCTGGACGAGGTGTGGTTCTGCGAGCTCGACGAACCGGAGCGGATCCGGCGGCTGGTCGCCCGGCACGAGGAGTTCGGCAAGCCGCACGAGCAGGCGGTCGCGTGGGTGCTGGGCTCGGACCAGCACAACGCGGAGCTGGTCGCCGCGACCCGGCACAGGGCCGACCTGGTCGTGCCGTGCACGGCGTTCCCCCTCCCCCAGGAGCCGTCGGCCGCCCGCGCGAGGGCCTGA
- a CDS encoding carbohydrate ABC transporter permease: MTTTDMPRKVDAGPGRAVRKKRPSGAASGGLRRAIPATTLLWVLAALYGVPVLWFVLSSFKPAGDLFSLPLTLFPHNPTVSGYEAAWDSANFSQYFINTTIVCVIATILTVGVSCCTGYALAKYDNKWLKVFFVGILATTMLPSEVMLAPQFLVVRDLGLYNSLAGIILPAVLTATGCFMFRQFFLTVPDELIEAARIDGARELSIFLRIMVPISRPIMLTLAILSFQWRWNDYIWPLLMLNDPEKFTVQIGIQSLVGAQNINWSVLLGGSVISMVPLIVVFLVFQRYVMNADINAGLKD, translated from the coding sequence ATGACAACCACAGACATGCCACGCAAGGTCGACGCCGGGCCCGGACGGGCTGTCCGCAAGAAGCGGCCCAGCGGCGCGGCCAGTGGTGGGCTTCGGCGCGCGATTCCCGCGACGACACTGCTGTGGGTCCTGGCGGCCCTCTACGGGGTGCCGGTGCTGTGGTTCGTCCTCAGCTCCTTCAAACCGGCGGGAGACCTGTTCTCCCTTCCGCTGACGCTGTTCCCGCACAACCCCACCGTGTCGGGTTACGAGGCGGCGTGGGACAGCGCCAACTTCTCCCAGTACTTCATCAACACCACCATCGTGTGTGTGATCGCGACGATCCTCACGGTGGGAGTCAGCTGCTGCACGGGCTACGCGCTGGCCAAGTACGACAACAAGTGGCTCAAGGTCTTCTTCGTCGGCATCCTGGCCACCACGATGCTGCCGTCCGAGGTCATGCTCGCCCCGCAGTTCCTGGTGGTCCGCGACCTCGGTCTCTACAACTCGCTCGCCGGCATCATCCTCCCGGCCGTGCTCACCGCGACCGGATGCTTCATGTTCCGCCAGTTCTTCCTGACGGTCCCCGACGAGCTCATCGAGGCCGCCCGCATCGACGGCGCGCGTGAGCTGTCGATCTTCCTGAGGATCATGGTGCCGATCTCCCGGCCCATCATGCTGACGCTCGCCATCCTGTCGTTCCAGTGGCGGTGGAACGACTACATCTGGCCGCTGCTGATGCTCAACGACCCCGAGAAGTTCACCGTGCAGATCGGCATCCAGAGCCTCGTCGGGGCGCAGAACATCAACTGGTCGGTGCTGCTCGGGGGATCGGTCATCTCCATGGTGCCGCTGATCGTCGTCTTCCTGGTGTTCCAGCGTTACGTCATGAACGCCGACATCAATGCCGGACTGAAGGACTGA